The Deltaproteobacteria bacterium genome contains the following window.
CTTTTCCGCAGTCTTTGTAAGCCTTGGGGCATCTGCAACCTTTGCTGGTGAGATCTTGCGCACCTATCAGGATGTAATCAGAAAGGTGGGAGGCATAGTAATTGTACTGCTTGGCATCCATATTGTAGGCATAATAAATTTCAGGATACTGCAGCAGGATAAAAGACTGCACTTTTTTAGGGAAAAGCCGGCAGGTCTTTTAGGCTCATTTCTAATCGGCGTCGGCTTCGCAGCAGGCTGGACTCCATGCATAGGGCCGATACTTGCAGCTATCCTTATGATGGCGGCTTCATCTGATACCCTAATGCAGGGGGTGCTCCTTCTTATTATTTACTCCCTCGGGCTTGCCATACCATTTTTTCTTACCTCTCTTGGCATCACTACATTTCTCAAACACTTCAATAGGCTTAAAAAACACATGCGGGTTGTTTCAATAGTAACCGGCAGTTTTTTGATTATCACAGGCATC
Protein-coding sequences here:
- a CDS encoding cytochrome c biogenesis protein CcdA, with translation MTQDVSIPIVFLFGLLSFVSPCVLPLVPSYISFVTGISFEELTDSNGGKELKKVILINSLMFILGFSAVFVSLGASATFAGEILRTYQDVIRKVGGIVIVLLGIHIVGIINFRILQQDKRLHFFREKPAGLLGSFLIGVGFAAGWTPCIGPILAAILMMAASSDTLMQGVLLLIIYSLGLAIPFFLTSLGITTFLKHFNRLKKHMRVVSIVTGSFLIITGILIYFNSFAILTRHINSLFS